GATGCGCAATCAATCCTTGCTCTTGACCTCATAAGCATAGACGAGATTTCTTTGAGACTCAAGCTAGGTTGGTTAGAGAAAGATTTGAGTGGGAGGATGCGCAATCAATCCTTGCTCTTGACCTCATAAGCATAGATGAGATTTCTTGTACTTAAAGAATCATCAATCCGGTATTTTCACAATCAACTCAGGTTATGTTTTCCTAACTTCTTATCTCAATGATATGTTCCATAGGGAGGTGGGTATCAATAAACTAATATGGAGACTTCTAATCCTCccaaaatgaaaaatgtttctTTGGTAGTTGGGTCATAATGTTATCACTCTTAATGATAACCTTATTCATAGGGGGATAGAAGTGATCAATGTCTGTGATTACTATGGAATGGAAGGAGAGATTTTGCAACATCTCTTTCGTACTTGTAGCCTTGCAAAGTTAGCTTGGGAGTTATGCCTAATCTCACATTGCCTAGATAATGATGGTGTCGTTCCCTTTAAAGAATGGTTCCAAAGCTATATCATGTTGTTTCATAACGAGGATGGCCCAACAGTTCCCGTATCGATACCTTTTGTGGCGATGCTCTGGAGCTTATGGATCACAAGGAATGCAAGGATTTTTAGGAATGAATCGACACATGTTCGAACGGTGTTAACAAACATGAGGAGAGCAATTGATGAGTGTGAAATTTATAAGAAACCAAAAGCTATAGTCATTGACTACTCGCTAAACTCTCAACAATTGATTAGGTCGCCAGGTTTTCACCATGTTCATCTGGGAAGTCAATTGACTTCTTTTCCTAACTTTGTTTGCAGGTTGAAGGTTCGTGGGAGAAGAAGACAAAGAAAGTAGGGTTTGGTTGGGCGGCTATGAACAAAAATGATGGAATATGCAAGGATGGGGTTGGAACTTATGACTTGTCTCACTCAACCCTTCACTCAtaggccctgttcggcaaaattagcggtagcgggtagcggttagcggttgagtagcgggtagcggttaaagtagcgagtagcggtgaatagtagcgggtaacggttagctgtcaaagtagcggtaactaatatgagtgttcggtaaaagtagcggttgatattataaaaataaaaataaaagcaagaatattatttaaaactttattataaatttgtcaaacgctacccgctaccttaaacgctactaattttaacgtttgacaaaagctacccaaccgctacctcaaccgctaaccgctacctaaatcgctactttaccaaacacttaacaaattttacaagtagcgtcttgactaggtcaaaacgctacccgctacctcaaacgctaccggCGAACACGCCCATAAGCTAGAGCATGCTTGGAAGGTATTCGATGGTGCAAGGAACAACAAAAGGAGGAAATGTTAATTTATACGGAGTCGATGAACCAAAATTTAAGTCTAGCAACAACAAGAGAAAAAGAGGTCTCGATATTTTGACAATTAAGAGGCAATTAAAGATGTAGTTGTTGCTTTCAAAACATGTATCGTCGTCAAGGTGGATCGTCATCAAGTACACCGGGCGCATGAAATAGCGAATTTGTGCAGGGCACTTTGCTTTCTTTCAATATATCTGTGTCTTAGTTTTTGTTTGTGTTAAGCTATTGTCAAAAAAagaagtttatttcagacaaaataagttttttccagataaaataagtcaacataagtttagttaaattcaaacaaataagtcgaatagaatggAGCCTTAgagacgccttttaatatatagtacgGTGTACTAATTttctatgcacgcgatgcgtgcttGTAATTTAAAAATACACACTATAATACTTTTTTGGTTAATACTTTTtacactttttattttcttcatttaatatttttgggatTTTAGTAATTATCTTTTAAATTACTTCCTTTTTATATTGTAATATAAAATGTtttgtgtttaatttatttttattttttaaattttagtaGATGCTCTCGGACGTTCCTTTATTTAATAcagatagataaatattttttaacacCTGATGGTTGAAATTGAGGctttatatattataaaactTAGATTCAAATTCCCCCCTCATTAATTTGTATAAATTTTACTTTTGAAGGATCATTAATTTGTATATTTCTCatttagaaaaaaataaaatcgaaAGGGGAGAAATTTTTAGattatttaaaacaaaaataaaaagaaaaagaaaaataaattcaacTACACCGAAAAAAGAAAATGGCTTTTTCGAGAATAGATGACAATAGAAAGGGTAAAAAGTTGACCTAAAAGCAAAACATATTGAAATTATTTCCGACGAATGAGATCTTAGCATTTCAATTACAGCCAAAACCACCCTTTCGttttcttctccttcttctttCCCTTTTCCCCTCCATCTCCTCTGCAACTAGAGAGAGAAAACCTccccaaaattaaaatttagagagagaaaatcaacCCACACCTTCATTAATCTAATGTTTTCTTAACTATCcacttttttaatttttcaattaataAACACCCTAATCGAACCCCACCCCCAAAAGTGGTATTTTCAATTTAAATTCAAATTCaactattatttaatattttttttttgttttgtttttggaaaaaaaatacaacATTGCTAAAGCCATAAGCACCTTCAAACTTCAGCAATTTGCATAAAAATTTATACCCTTTCCCCTTTTTCTCTCAGGGAAACCTAAAGTTTGCAATTTAATTTTGGGGTTTTCATTGAAACTTTTCGAAACGGGGAAACGTGAGAAAGATCGATGGAACCGGCGGTGTTGGACGACATAATAAACAGGCTATTGGACTTTCGAAACGCCAGGCCTGGTGCTGCAAGACAGGTTCAGCTTTCTGAGTCTGAGATCCGCCAACTTTGCACGGCTGCCAAAGATATCTTCTTGCAACAACCTAATCTTTTGGAGCTTGAAGCCCCCATCAAGATCTgcggtaatctattttttttttacccgtttgattttttttcagcCCTTTTTCTGCCTTGCTCAATTTGTAAAAATACGTTTGTTTCTGTTGgcgttttttaattatttttgtgtgtttttatCATGTTTTAGAATAATATATTTAGGGATTATGAGGGGAAATGCGGAATGATTGAGTAAAAAGAGTTTTGATTGCTTTGTTTTTGAGGGTTGTTGGATTTGTTTCGAGCTCATTGTAATTGGATTATATGAGGGTTATGATTGATGTAAATATTATTATATAATGATGAATTAGGAGGGTGTGCTTATTTTTTTGGGGGGTGGGGAGGGGTAACCATATGATTATGATGTAACACATTGTACGATTGGTTCATAATTTTTGATAGGCATTAATCTTTACACTTTAGCTTTGACAGAAAGAGGAAGCGGAATCATTTATGTTAGTTGGTGTGTAGTTCACTTGTTTGTAAAGCAAAATGGTTATTGATTACCTTGGTTATTCTTCGTTTGTTATAAGATTGGCAAAAGTATATTGCCGATTGGATTATCGTAGCGCTTAACTTCTGGTTGGCATAGTGGTGGTTCCTAGTGAGTGCTATAGGCCTTTTGTTTTATAGCTTCAGGGGAGATGTATATGTGATCTTTTTTATGTTTGACGTGGGTATTTGTAATAGAATTCGGacaataaaagaaataaatggtTGTTTGAGTGGGAGAACTTTCTGTCAAAGCAGGAGAAATAAGAACGATATTGTAATTGTATGTTTATAAGGCCTATTTTAATTTGTTCCTTCTTTTCAACCATTGCTAGCATGGGAAGAGTATTCAATTTTAAAATGCCTTGTTTTAGTTGCTGCAATAGAGGAATCTATTTCTAGTTGAAGATGTTGTACCTGATTCTTTTAACATTACTGCCTCTAGCTGTTAGGAGATTATAGCCTCGTGTTGTTGTGATATATGTACCGTGTAAAGCACGGGAAATAACTGCTTGATTTCACAATCAATTGTAGCACACCTTCTGTTGCTAGTTTTGCtcagtattttttattttttttgtgccAGCATCTTATTATAGCTTcaatgttatgtatgtttcttCTCTTGTGTGTGCCGTGCTGCTTGAGATGGATGATATCTGTTTCAAATAGTCTTAAGATTTGACTGAAAAAGTATTTTCTGTGATTGCAGGTGATATCCATGGGCAATATGGTGACCTCTTGAGACTTTTTGAATACGGGGGTTTTCCTCCTGAAGCTAACTACTTATTTCTAGGGGACTATGTTGACCGGGGCAAGCAGAGTTTAGAAACAATTTGCCTTATGCTTTCTTACAAAATTAAATATCCAGAAAATTTCTTCCTTTTACGAGGGAACCATGAATGTGCTTCCATTAACAGGATTTATGGATTTTATGACGAATGTAAACGCCGGTTTAATGTGAGACTTTGGAAGACATTTACTGATTGTTTTAATTGTCTACCTGTGGCTGCTGTTATAGATGACAAAATATTGTGCATGCACGGTGGTCTCTCTCCTGATTTGACTAACGTGGATCAAATAAAAAGTTTATCTCGGCCAACTGATGTACCAGAATCAGGTTTATTATGTGATTTATTGTGGTCAGACCCTTCTAGAGAGGTTAAAGGTTGGGGTATGAATGATCGGGGAGTCTCTTACACCTTCGGTGCTGATAAAGTGGCCGAATTCTTAATGAAGAATGACATGGACCTAATTTGCCGTGCACATCAGGTTATATATGTTTCCATtgcttcatttttatttttcctcTTCAACTTTTTAGCTCATCATTATGATTTTGTTCAGGTTGTTGAGGATGGATATGAATTTTTTGCTGATAGACAACTTGTTACTATATTCTCTGCTCCCAATTACTGCGGTGAATTTGATAATGCTGGTGCAATGATGAGTGTTGATGAGAGTTTGATGTGTTCGTTTCAAATCTTGAAGCCGTCTGAGAGAAGAAGATTTCTTTGatcaaagttttgatgatgtagTCGTCATTCTTTGTTCAGGTTGGTGGTCTCATGATCTTCAGTTTTTCACTATTTTCCCTGTGATGCTAGAAAGTATAGGCAATTCCTGTTTGTGAAGTTTGATGTTTATGCCGTTTATTGAgaactttgattttttttttcttcttttttttgtaaACCTTTGTTGGGCTGTGGTTTATTCACCCTAGTGTTTTACAGCTTCCCCAATATAGATACACTTCCTTAGTCTTGTATATGCAAAGAAGTAAGATTTCACAACCACTTCTGTGATTAATTTGCCACTTCAATAGGCTCTTTAGTTCTTTCTCCTTTAAGGCACATTGTGGTGTGCAGCATTTTAGTGGAGGAGTGATTTTTTAACTTTCTTTTGATAGCCTAACTTTGTGCTGCAGTTTAAAGTTTACAGGTTACATTATTTTCAAGCACATTCTTTTACGCGTCTTGTCGATGAAATTTGTGATTGGAATTGGAAACGAGGCGTGGTGTACTGCTTCCGTGATTTGTCATAAtataggcaataattacttgtTTCATTTCTCCTCCACTTTCCCACACCTCCTCCCACATTATATAAAAGGAAAACAGCTAGAAGATGCTTTGTATCTTTGTTCATTCATGCCCTAGTGACATCAAAAGTACTATTTTACTGTTTTAACTCTGTCATCTAATATCTCCCTCTGAAATCAGTGTAATCTGTTTTTCCTCCACCCAAATGTTCCTTCTTAGTAATCTCAATCATAGAGGCTTGGGAGTGTAAATCTTGCAGCTGTGTTGAATAAAGGCTTGATGATAGATTTTTATTGGTCTGTCTGCTATGATTTTGGAAACGGTACAAGTCAGGTGTTTTGTAGAGTTGAGTGGATATTGATACATGCCATATGAATGATTTATAAGGAAGTTGAGATTATAGGTAGAATTTGACTGGTAATGTGGTACGTCAAAACAATCATCTTAAATGCCCCTCATCTGCCAAATGTTCTAGTCAAGAACTGTAGTTAAGCTATGCTTCGTATATTTCAGTagttgaaatattgaatatttttttttgggaaatgtGCATCTGAGTTGCTTCATGCTTACAATGTGGAATGTCACTCAAACAGAGTACTTAAGAATTCAGAACAGACACGGGCATAGATTACCCATAGAAGTAATTGAATCTCCAGTGCACCTTTTACTTTCTTCTGTGACCTTTTCCTGTTCTTCTTGGGGAAAGTTGCAGGAGTTTGGTTAGGATACTTTTTTTCAAGCTATTAATTGAATATGTATTCTCCAAGGATGATTAGTTTCTTGCTGTCACTTGGTGAATTCAGTGAGTTTTGTTTACGCTAAGTTTGCTTTAGATAGAAGCAATCATCATGTGAAAGTGTGAATTATCATTAACTTTGCAGCTGCATTTGGCTGTAAGTGCATTTACTCCCTACTCTGATGCACTCAATGACACTCCCCTACAAAATACTCGGTATAGATATTATCAAGGGATAATTTTAAAGTATTACTGGGTAGGTAACGTATGAAAACCTAGAGCTCTTTTGTTTTTGATATAGGTGGTGAAACACTTAGTTGGAAGTTATGGATCTATTATTATAGATATCTCTTTTTCACCTAAATGCATGCCTAGGTGCCAAATTGCCTTGACGTTTTTGGTAGGGTAGATGTTTATACTATAAATTTGTCCAGAAACACTTCTGCTATGGACTATGGTATTGCTTTGAAGACAGCCTATGACTTGAAATACCTAACGAGAGTTGTGATGTTTGTTTTGCAGATACCTCATATTTCTtgctgttattattattattattt
This Spinacia oleracea cultivar Varoflay chromosome 6, BTI_SOV_V1, whole genome shotgun sequence DNA region includes the following protein-coding sequences:
- the LOC110803609 gene encoding serine/threonine-protein phosphatase PP1 isozyme 2, producing the protein MEPAVLDDIINRLLDFRNARPGAARQVQLSESEIRQLCTAAKDIFLQQPNLLELEAPIKICGDIHGQYGDLLRLFEYGGFPPEANYLFLGDYVDRGKQSLETICLMLSYKIKYPENFFLLRGNHECASINRIYGFYDECKRRFNVRLWKTFTDCFNCLPVAAVIDDKILCMHGGLSPDLTNVDQIKSLSRPTDVPESGLLCDLLWSDPSREVKGWGMNDRGVSYTFGADKVAEFLMKNDMDLICRAHQVVEDGYEFFADRQLVTIFSAPNYCGEFDNAGAMMSVDESLMCSFQILKPSERRRFL